In a single window of the Oryctolagus cuniculus chromosome 2, mOryCun1.1, whole genome shotgun sequence genome:
- the C2H2orf68 gene encoding UPF0561 protein C2orf68 homolog, producing the protein MEAARDPGPRLCCKPGGRLDMSHGFVHHIRRNQIARDDYDKKVKQAAKEKVRRRHTPAPTRPRKPDLQVYLPRHRDGSTRPGNPDLEESSESSSSGGSELEPSGHQLFCLEYEADSGEVTSVIVYQDDDPGRVSEEVSAHTPLDPPMREALKLRIQEEIAKRQNRH; encoded by the exons ATGGAGGCGGCCCGGGATCCCGGGCCCAGGCTCTGCTGCAAGCCTGGCGGGCGGCTGGACATGAGCCACGGCTTCGTGCACCACATCCGACGGAACCAGATCGCCCG GGACGACTACGACAAGAAGGTGAAGCAGGCGGCCAAGGAGAAGGTGAGGAGGCGGCACACGCCTGCGCCGACGCGGCCCCGCAAGCCCGACCTGCAGGTGTACCTGCCGCGACATCGAG ATGGCTCTACCCGCCCAGGCAACCCAGACTTGGAGGAGTCCAGTGAAAGCAGCAGTAGTGGTGGCTCTGAACTAGAGCCTTCTGGCCATCAGCTCTTCTGCTTAGAATACGAGGCGGACAGTGGCGAGGTCACATCAGTTATCGTGTATCAG GACGATGACCCAGGAAGGGTGAGCGAGGAGGTGTCTGCCCACACGCCTCTGGATCCGCCCATGCGAGAGGCTCTCAAGTTGCGTATCCAAGAGGAGATTGCAAAGCGCCAGAACCGTCACTGA
- the TMEM150A gene encoding transmembrane protein 150A, whose translation MTAWILLPVSLSAFSITGIWTVYAMAVMNRHVCPVENWSYNESCSPDPAEQGGPKTCCTLDDVPLISKCGTYPPESCLFSLIGNMGAFMVALICLLRYGQLLEQNRHSWVNTTALITGCTNAAGLVVVGNFQVDHAKSLHYVGAGVAFPAGLLFVSLHCALSYHGAATRLDLAVAYLRSVLAVIAFVTLVLSGVFFVHESSQLQHGAALCEWVFVIDILIFYGTFSYEFGAISSDTLVAALQPAPGRACKSSGSSSTSTHLNCTPESIAMI comes from the exons ATGACCGCCTGGATCCTCCTTCCTGTCAGCCTGTCAGCCTTCTCCATCACCGGCATATGGACTGT GTACGCCATGGCCGTGATGAACCGCCACGTGTGTCCTGTGGAGAACTG GTCCTACAACGAGTCCTGCTCTCCTGACCCAGCTGAGCAAGGGGGCCCCAAGACCTGCTGCACCCTGGACGATGTCCCCCTCATCAG CAAGTGCGGCACATACCCCCCAGAGAGCTGCCTCTTCAGCCTCATTGGCAACATGGGTGCTTTCATGG TGGCCCTGATTTGCCTCTTGCGCTACGGGCAGCTCCTGGAGCAGAACCGGCACTCCTGGGTTAACACCACAGCACTCATCACGGGCTGCACCAACGCCGCGGGCCTCGTGGTGGTCGGCAACTTTCAG GTGGATCACGCCAAGTCCCTGCACTATGTGGGAGCTGGCGTGGCCTTCCCCGCGGGGCTGCTCTTTGTGTCCCTGCACTGCGCCCTCTCCTACCACGGGGCCGCCACGCGCCTGGATCTGGCTGTGGCCTACCTGCGAAGTGTGCTGGCTGTCATCGCCTTCGTCACCCTGGTCCTCA GTGGTGTCTTCTTTGTCCACGAAAGTTCTCAGCTGCAGCACGGGGCGGCGCTGTGCGAGTGGGTGTTTGTCATCGATATCCTTATTTTCTATGGCACCTTCAGCTATGAGTTTGGGGCAATCTCCTCAGACACACTGGTGGCTGCCCTGCAGCCTGCCCCTGGCCGGGCCTGCAAATCCTCTGGGAGCAGCAGCACGTCCACCCACCTCAACTGCACCCCCGAGAGCATTGCCATGATCTGA
- the RNF181 gene encoding E3 ubiquitin-protein ligase RNF181: MASYFDEHNCEPLDPERETRTNMLLELARSLFNRMDFEDLGLVVDWDHHLPPPAAKAVVENLPRTVIRGSQAELKCPVCLLEFEEEETVIEMPCHHLFHANCILPWLSKTNSCPLCRHELPTDDDTYEEHRRDKARKQQQQHRLEYLHGAMYT, translated from the exons ATGGCGTCCTATTTTGATGAACACAACTGCGAACCGTTGGACCCAGAACGGGAGACGCGAACCAACATGCTGTTGGAGCTCGCAAG GTCACTTTTCAATCGGATGGACTTTGAAGACTTGGGGTTGGTAGTAGATTGGGATCACCACCTGCCTCCACCAGCCGCCAAGGCTGTGGTCGAGAACCTCCCCAGGACAGTCATCAGGGGCTCTCAGGCTG AGCTCAAGTGCCCCGTGTGCCTTCTGGAATTTGAGGAGGAAGAGACTGTCATTGAGATGCCTTGCCACCACCTCTTCCACGCCAACTGCATTCTGCCCTGGCTGAGCAAG ACAAATTCCTGCCCCCTGTGCCGCCACGAGCTGCCCACTGATGACGACACTTACGAGGAGCACAGAAGAGATAAG GCtcgaaagcagcagcagcagcatcgaCTGGAGTACCTCCACGGAGCCATGTACACGTGA
- the VAMP5 gene encoding vesicle-associated membrane protein 5, with the protein MAGKELERCQRQADEVTEIMLNNFDKVLERDGKLAELQQRSDQLLDMSSAFSKTTKIVAQKKRWENIRCRVYLGLVVAGGLLIILIVLLAVFLPQNSGDSTAPQAQDATTASGSGE; encoded by the exons GCAGGGAAAGAGTTGGAGCGATGCCAGCGGCAGGCCGACGAGGTGACAGAAATCATGCTCAACAACTTCGACAAGGTCCTGGAGCGCGATGGGAAGCTGGCAGAGCTACAGCAGCGTTCGGACCAACTGCTGGACATG AGCTCAGCCTTCAGCAAGACAACCAAGATCGTGGCCCAGAAGAAGCGCTGGGAGAATATCCGCTGCCGGGTCTACTTGGGGCTGGTGGTGGCCGGAGGCCTGCTCATCATCCTGATTGTACTGCTGGCCGTCTTTCTCCCGCAAAACAGTGGAGACAGTACTGCCCCACAAGCCCAGGATGCAACCACTGCCTCAggatctggggaatga